Proteins encoded in a region of the Tripterygium wilfordii isolate XIE 37 chromosome 21, ASM1340144v1, whole genome shotgun sequence genome:
- the LOC119989255 gene encoding protein SCAR1-like isoform X4 — MPLVRLEVKNEYGLGKPELYREASKEDPKAILDGVAVSGLVGILRQLGDLAEFAADVFHDLQEQVMSTASRSHKLMVRVQHIEAALPPLEKAVLAQTSHIHFAYTAGTEWHPHIRNETNHFIYNDLPRFIMDSYEEGRDPPLLHQLDKFDTGGPGSCLRRYSDPTFFRRLSGESTEANTGKVQRDKKARKSKKRRSLPRNRDISQGASVSSYSESKRKFTSPVNAWASPSQTASTVDMSLKSDMGDHSNSFDSRIGSGYIECVFHASSPLQSEEQESREFSSRLKQHDDTIHFVFPDEPTRVANDNYPHSSSPEQIAPNSSCVTWDEKAEVMEPQGQYYNGDESLEIYPTNSDLDVMDTCTANHGNDVRMDIQFDIDNTLKSFSSSNELDEVESEPDTFLDALNTIESESENDMDCQTIQEVKQCSFSSFSEGRNAVMNNASTDKLDLCPSENESLSEPDINSKEHESLGELDINRKESPSEHGSFSSPEITLKEHLSEHGSFIEPDITSKEHPIQYEPLSAPDITSKEHIPCESPCLVSLEKLDYERTPQVCEDSSDLHSSPGFEFSTITNVLQNSKVESIDDDPSSSNSRISSLEEPPGSKIISNSFELGQSHAKPFSVPSLKLWTNGGLLGLEPSKPPDFSSNSASGDSMIGSKDETISSLNCTSLPNGFGQMGRPGIMDKDLQITRKVSDSKFSKSCDVDQENGIPVRKTSLAFPVVDSDSKLEKYIGSQHSDRHSQCDATRVAEPMTGMAVDPDVLATSNEASQEIDENPAGMLGLGHRLLLNGFRRKVSLVHDGKPDVVCHQKAGIFDQRSGHNNGVHQMTPDTTFKQQSGRKSQVDLVTSSPPLEHMKISFHPVDGFETSKLKLKFPDTSHCSESIRDMFPSFQLVPEPTTVVHDIGSDTDDDTFCRSSPCLSDGCRSYYSESNSEQWESGEMLQSKDHELYDALGRISSVESVSSSLQLWEIADSGNHFGGEEVKSLYTENGAKPSFSGPSLAIASMGSMSPILQQETMNNPDSINLKESKCLGESTPLPPPLPPAQWWVLKPQSDVKEENSHTLSEADEHSFDQKPSGSTHSQQPKDQGKFRQKEANQGVHDKGIDEKEDFLEQIRTKSFNLRRTVPARPTTTSVPTANVKVTAILEKANAIRQAVGSDDGDDDTWSDT; from the exons ATGCCGCTGGTGAGGTTGGAGGTGAAGAATGAGTACGGCCTGGGAAAGCCTGAGCTGTATAGAGAGGCCAGCAAAGAAGATCCGAAAGCAATCCTCGATGGCGTCGCTGTTTCTGGCCTCGTAGGGATCTTGCGTCAGTTAGGCGATCTCGCCGA ATTTGCAGCAGATGTTTTTCATGACTTACAGGAGCAAGTCATGAGCACAGCATCTAGAAGTCATAAATTAATGGTTCGTGTGCAACATATTGAAGCTGCACTTCCTCCTCTAGAGAAGGCTGTACTTGCCCAAACAAGCCACATTCATTTTGCATATACTGCTG GTACTGAGTGGCATCCTCACATTCGAAATGAAACAAATCATTTCATCTACAATGACTTGCCGAGATTTATCATGGATTCCTATGAAGAGGGCCGTGATCCTCCACTTCTGCACCAGCTTGACAA ATTTGATACCGGTGGTCCAGGATCTTGTTTACGAAGATATTCAGATCCAACCTTCTTTAGAAGACTATCAGGTGAATCTACTGAAGCCAATACAGGGAAAGTCCAAAGAGATAAGAAAGCTCGTAAAAGTAAG AAGAGAAGATCATTGCCTAGAAATCGAGACATATCTCAAGGTGCATCAGTATCCAGTTATAGCGAGAG CAAGAGGAAGTTTACTTCTCCAGTTAATGCATGGGCATCTCCTTCTCAAACAGCTTCCACAGTTGATATGAGCTTAAAATCTGACATGGGCGATCACTCGAATTCTTTTGATTCAAGAATTGGATCAGGCTATATTGAATGTGTTTTCCACGCAAGTTCACCCTTGCAATCTGAAGAGCAGGAGTCACGAGAATTTTCTTCTAGGTTGAAGCAACACGATGATAccattcattttgtttttcctgatgagcCAACAAGGGTTGCAAACGATAACTATCCGCACAGTTCATCACCGGAGCAGATTGCGCCCAATTCATCTTGTGTTACATGGGATGAAAAAGCTGAAGTCATGGAGCCTCAAGGTCAGTATTATAATGGAGATGAATCTCTGGAGATTTATCCAACAAACTCTGACCTGGACGTAATGGATACATGCACTGCCAACCATGGAAACGATGTTCGGATGGATATCCAATTTGACATTGATAACACGCTGAAATCATTTTCTAGTAGCAATGAGCTTGATGAGGTTGAGAGTGAACCAGATACTTTTCTTGATGCGTTAAACACTATTGAATCGGAATCTGAAAATGATATGGATTGCCAAACAATACAAGAAGTCAAGCAATGTAGCTTCTCCAGTTTTAGTGAAGGAAGAAATGCCGTAATGAACAATGCTTCAACTGATAAGTTAGACCTTTGTCCTTCTGAAAATGAATCTCTTAGTGAACCTGACATCAACTCGAAGGAGCATGAATCTCTTGGTGAACTTGACATCAACCGGAAGGAGAGTCCTTCTGAACATGGATCTTTTAGTTCACCTGAGATCACCTTGAAGGAGCATCTTTCTGAACATGGATCTTTTATTGAACCTGACATCACCTCAAAGGAGCATCCTATTCAATATGAACCTCTGAGTGCACCTGATATCACCTCGAAGGAGCATATACCATGTGAATCACCCTGCTTGGTCTCCTTAGAAAAGCTTGATTATGAGCGGACACCTCAAGTATGTGAAGATTCTTCTGATTTACACAGTTCTCCAGGATTTGAGTTTTCTACCATTACAAATGtccttcaaaattcaaaagtagAGTCTATTGACGATGATCCATCATCCTCTAACTCCAGAATCTCCAGTTTAGAGGAACCACCAGGCTCTAAAATCATAAGCAACTCTTTTGAGTTGGGGCAATCTCATGCCAAACCTTTTAGTGTTCCATCACTGAAGCTCTGGACGAATGGTGGCCTATTAGGGCTTGAGCCTTCAAAGCCTCCGGATTTTTCATCAAACTCTGCAAGTGGGGATTCAATGATTGGGAGTAAAGATGAGACAATTTCTTCTTTAAATTGCACTTCTCTGCCAAATGGTTTTGGTCAGATGGGGAGACCTGGTATCATGGATAAGGATCTTCAAATCACCAGAAAGGTTTCAGAttctaaattttcaaaatcatgtGATGTTGATCAAGAGAATGGCATCCCGGTGAGGAAGACATCTTTGGCATTTCCCGTGGTTGATTCAgattcaaaacttgaaaaatacaTAGGTTCTCAACATAGTGATAGGCATAGTCAATGTGATGCAACTAGGGTTGCTGAACCGATGACAGGGATGGCAGTTGATCCAGATGTTCTAGCTACGTCTAATGAGGCCAGTCAAGAGATTGATGAAAACCCAGCTGGAATGTTAGGACTTGGCCACCGGTTACTCCTGAATGGCTTTCGTAGAAAGGTTTCACTTGTCCATGATGGAAAACCTGATGTGGTTTGCCACCAGAAAGCTGGTATATTTGATCAGAGAAGTGGGCACAACAATGGCGTTCATCAAATGACTCCAGATACAACTTTCAAACAGCAATCAGGGCGTAAATCTCAAGTAGATTTGGTTACTTCTTCGCCACCGCTTGAGCATATGAAAATATCTTTCCACCCTGTAGATGGTTTTGAAACTTCCAAACTGAAACTCAAATTTCCAGATACAAGCCATTGTTCCGAAAGCATAAGAGATATGTTTCCTTCATTTCAGTTGGTCCCAGAGCCTACCACTGTTGTACATGATATTGGTTCTGACACTGATGATGACACCTTTTGTCGATCATCTCCTTGTTTGTCAGATGGTTGTCGTAGCTACTACTCCGAGTCAAATTCTGAGCAATGGGAATCTGGTGAAATGCTTCAAAGCAAAGACCACGAGCTCTATGATGCTTTAGGCAGAATTTCATCTGTGGAATCTGTTTCAAGTTCTCTTCAGCTTTGGGAAATAGCTGATAGTGGTAACCACTTTGGTGGTGAAGAAGTTAAAAGCCTGTATACTGAGAATGGTGCAAAACCTTCTTTTTCTGGTCCTTCACTGGCTATTGCAAGTATGGGTTCTATGAGTCCGATTCTACAGCAAGAAACAATGAACAACCCAGATTCGATTAATCTCAAAGAATCCAAGTGTCTTGGGGAGTCCACACCACTGCCGCCACCTCTCCCTCCAGCACAGTGGTGGGTCTTGAAGCCACAGTCAGATGTGAAAGAAGAAAACTCACATACTCTCTCGGAAGCTGATGAACATTCATTTGATCAGAAACCGTCTGGATCTACCCATTCCCAGCAACCAAAG GACCAAGGGAAGTTTAGGCAGAAAGAAGCTAATCAGGGAGTGCATGACAAAGGGAtagatgaaaaggaagatttCTTAGAGCAAATCAGAACAAAA TCATTCAACCTGAGACGCACGGTTCCAGCAAGGCCAACTACTACATCAGTTCCCACGGCAAATGTCAAAGTCACTGCAATTTTGGAGAAAGCAAATGCAATTCGTCAG GCTGTTGGTAGTGACGATGGAGACGACGATACTTGGAGTGATACTTGA
- the LOC119989255 gene encoding protein SCAR1-like isoform X2 yields the protein MPLVRLEVKNEYGLGKPELYREASKEDPKAILDGVAVSGLVGILRQLGDLAEFAADVFHDLQEQVMSTASRSHKLMVRVQHIEAALPPLEKAVLAQTSHIHFAYTAGTEWHPHIRNETNHFIYNDLPRFIMDSYEEGRDPPLLHQLDKFDTGGPGSCLRRYSDPTFFRRLSGESTEANTGKVQRDKKARKSKKRRSLPRNRDISQGASVSSYSESKRKFTSPVNAWASPSQTASTVDMSLKSDMGDHSNSFDSRIGSGYIECVFHASSPLQSEEQESREFSSRLKQHDDTIHFVFPDEPTRVANDNYPHSSSPEQIAPNSSCVTWDEKAEVMEPQGQYYNGDESLEIYPTNSDLDVMDTCTANHGNDVRMDIQFDIDNTLKSFSSSNELDEVESEPDTFLDALNTIESESENDMDCQTIQEVKQCSFSSFSEGRNAVMNNASTDKLDLCPSENESLSEPDINSKEHESLGELDINRKESPSEHGSFSSPEITLKEHLSEHGSFIEPDITSKEHPIQYEPLSAPDITSKEHIPCESPCLVSLEKLDYERTPQVCEDSSDLHSSPGFEFSTITNVLQNSKVESIDDDPSSSNSRISSLEEPPGSKIISNSFELGQSHAKPFSVPSLKLWTNGGLLGLEPSKPPDFSSNSASGDSMIGSKDETISSLNCTSLPNGFGQMGRPGIMDKDLQITRKVSDSKFSKSCDVDQENGIPVRKTSLAFPVVDSDSKLEKYIGSQHSDRHSQCDATRVAEPMTGMAVDPDVLATSNEASQEIDENPAGMLGLGHRLLLNGFRRKVSLVHDGKPDVVCHQKAGIFDQRSGHNNGVHQMTPDTTFKQQSGRKSQVDLVTSSPPLEHMKISFHPVDGFETSKLKLKFPDTSHCSESIRDMFPSFQLVPEPTTVVHDIGSDTDDDTFCRSSPCLSDGCRSYYSESNSEQWESGEMLQSKDHELYDALGRISSVESVSSSLQLWEIADSGNHFGGEEVKSLYTENGAKPSFSGPSLAIASMGSMSPILQQETMNNPDSINLKESKCLGESTPLPPPLPPAQWWVLKPQSDVKEENSHTLSEADEHSFDQKPSGSTHSQQPKVAPVTEKQIIEEAISFKSKILDQGKFRQKEANQGVHDKGIDEKEDFLEQIRTKSFNLRRTVPARPTTTSVPTANVKVTAILEKANAIRQAVGSDDGDDDTWSDT from the exons ATGCCGCTGGTGAGGTTGGAGGTGAAGAATGAGTACGGCCTGGGAAAGCCTGAGCTGTATAGAGAGGCCAGCAAAGAAGATCCGAAAGCAATCCTCGATGGCGTCGCTGTTTCTGGCCTCGTAGGGATCTTGCGTCAGTTAGGCGATCTCGCCGA ATTTGCAGCAGATGTTTTTCATGACTTACAGGAGCAAGTCATGAGCACAGCATCTAGAAGTCATAAATTAATGGTTCGTGTGCAACATATTGAAGCTGCACTTCCTCCTCTAGAGAAGGCTGTACTTGCCCAAACAAGCCACATTCATTTTGCATATACTGCTG GTACTGAGTGGCATCCTCACATTCGAAATGAAACAAATCATTTCATCTACAATGACTTGCCGAGATTTATCATGGATTCCTATGAAGAGGGCCGTGATCCTCCACTTCTGCACCAGCTTGACAA ATTTGATACCGGTGGTCCAGGATCTTGTTTACGAAGATATTCAGATCCAACCTTCTTTAGAAGACTATCAGGTGAATCTACTGAAGCCAATACAGGGAAAGTCCAAAGAGATAAGAAAGCTCGTAAAAGTAAG AAGAGAAGATCATTGCCTAGAAATCGAGACATATCTCAAGGTGCATCAGTATCCAGTTATAGCGAGAG CAAGAGGAAGTTTACTTCTCCAGTTAATGCATGGGCATCTCCTTCTCAAACAGCTTCCACAGTTGATATGAGCTTAAAATCTGACATGGGCGATCACTCGAATTCTTTTGATTCAAGAATTGGATCAGGCTATATTGAATGTGTTTTCCACGCAAGTTCACCCTTGCAATCTGAAGAGCAGGAGTCACGAGAATTTTCTTCTAGGTTGAAGCAACACGATGATAccattcattttgtttttcctgatgagcCAACAAGGGTTGCAAACGATAACTATCCGCACAGTTCATCACCGGAGCAGATTGCGCCCAATTCATCTTGTGTTACATGGGATGAAAAAGCTGAAGTCATGGAGCCTCAAGGTCAGTATTATAATGGAGATGAATCTCTGGAGATTTATCCAACAAACTCTGACCTGGACGTAATGGATACATGCACTGCCAACCATGGAAACGATGTTCGGATGGATATCCAATTTGACATTGATAACACGCTGAAATCATTTTCTAGTAGCAATGAGCTTGATGAGGTTGAGAGTGAACCAGATACTTTTCTTGATGCGTTAAACACTATTGAATCGGAATCTGAAAATGATATGGATTGCCAAACAATACAAGAAGTCAAGCAATGTAGCTTCTCCAGTTTTAGTGAAGGAAGAAATGCCGTAATGAACAATGCTTCAACTGATAAGTTAGACCTTTGTCCTTCTGAAAATGAATCTCTTAGTGAACCTGACATCAACTCGAAGGAGCATGAATCTCTTGGTGAACTTGACATCAACCGGAAGGAGAGTCCTTCTGAACATGGATCTTTTAGTTCACCTGAGATCACCTTGAAGGAGCATCTTTCTGAACATGGATCTTTTATTGAACCTGACATCACCTCAAAGGAGCATCCTATTCAATATGAACCTCTGAGTGCACCTGATATCACCTCGAAGGAGCATATACCATGTGAATCACCCTGCTTGGTCTCCTTAGAAAAGCTTGATTATGAGCGGACACCTCAAGTATGTGAAGATTCTTCTGATTTACACAGTTCTCCAGGATTTGAGTTTTCTACCATTACAAATGtccttcaaaattcaaaagtagAGTCTATTGACGATGATCCATCATCCTCTAACTCCAGAATCTCCAGTTTAGAGGAACCACCAGGCTCTAAAATCATAAGCAACTCTTTTGAGTTGGGGCAATCTCATGCCAAACCTTTTAGTGTTCCATCACTGAAGCTCTGGACGAATGGTGGCCTATTAGGGCTTGAGCCTTCAAAGCCTCCGGATTTTTCATCAAACTCTGCAAGTGGGGATTCAATGATTGGGAGTAAAGATGAGACAATTTCTTCTTTAAATTGCACTTCTCTGCCAAATGGTTTTGGTCAGATGGGGAGACCTGGTATCATGGATAAGGATCTTCAAATCACCAGAAAGGTTTCAGAttctaaattttcaaaatcatgtGATGTTGATCAAGAGAATGGCATCCCGGTGAGGAAGACATCTTTGGCATTTCCCGTGGTTGATTCAgattcaaaacttgaaaaatacaTAGGTTCTCAACATAGTGATAGGCATAGTCAATGTGATGCAACTAGGGTTGCTGAACCGATGACAGGGATGGCAGTTGATCCAGATGTTCTAGCTACGTCTAATGAGGCCAGTCAAGAGATTGATGAAAACCCAGCTGGAATGTTAGGACTTGGCCACCGGTTACTCCTGAATGGCTTTCGTAGAAAGGTTTCACTTGTCCATGATGGAAAACCTGATGTGGTTTGCCACCAGAAAGCTGGTATATTTGATCAGAGAAGTGGGCACAACAATGGCGTTCATCAAATGACTCCAGATACAACTTTCAAACAGCAATCAGGGCGTAAATCTCAAGTAGATTTGGTTACTTCTTCGCCACCGCTTGAGCATATGAAAATATCTTTCCACCCTGTAGATGGTTTTGAAACTTCCAAACTGAAACTCAAATTTCCAGATACAAGCCATTGTTCCGAAAGCATAAGAGATATGTTTCCTTCATTTCAGTTGGTCCCAGAGCCTACCACTGTTGTACATGATATTGGTTCTGACACTGATGATGACACCTTTTGTCGATCATCTCCTTGTTTGTCAGATGGTTGTCGTAGCTACTACTCCGAGTCAAATTCTGAGCAATGGGAATCTGGTGAAATGCTTCAAAGCAAAGACCACGAGCTCTATGATGCTTTAGGCAGAATTTCATCTGTGGAATCTGTTTCAAGTTCTCTTCAGCTTTGGGAAATAGCTGATAGTGGTAACCACTTTGGTGGTGAAGAAGTTAAAAGCCTGTATACTGAGAATGGTGCAAAACCTTCTTTTTCTGGTCCTTCACTGGCTATTGCAAGTATGGGTTCTATGAGTCCGATTCTACAGCAAGAAACAATGAACAACCCAGATTCGATTAATCTCAAAGAATCCAAGTGTCTTGGGGAGTCCACACCACTGCCGCCACCTCTCCCTCCAGCACAGTGGTGGGTCTTGAAGCCACAGTCAGATGTGAAAGAAGAAAACTCACATACTCTCTCGGAAGCTGATGAACATTCATTTGATCAGAAACCGTCTGGATCTACCCATTCCCAGCAACCAAAGGTAGCCCCAGTCACTGAGAAACAAATTATCGAGGAGGCCATCTCATTTAAATCAAAGATCTTG GACCAAGGGAAGTTTAGGCAGAAAGAAGCTAATCAGGGAGTGCATGACAAAGGGAtagatgaaaaggaagatttCTTAGAGCAAATCAGAACAAAA TCATTCAACCTGAGACGCACGGTTCCAGCAAGGCCAACTACTACATCAGTTCCCACGGCAAATGTCAAAGTCACTGCAATTTTGGAGAAAGCAAATGCAATTCGTCAG GCTGTTGGTAGTGACGATGGAGACGACGATACTTGGAGTGATACTTGA